A genomic window from Vigna radiata var. radiata cultivar VC1973A chromosome 2, Vradiata_ver6, whole genome shotgun sequence includes:
- the LOC106755718 gene encoding uncharacterized protein LOC106755718 yields the protein MASFCRGYSKTQMCFFKILNIISSTPPSAEQPEEQQDSFPTKGVGIDLNLRFSSLTESESSRTDTIEEEQEEGFPDKSFQLSDKLHDNQNLNDEVNDVQTASFQRCDSNFLDLLIEAARVVSGKHESDSEEERGLGTESTTQRANKEKRKERWVVVDIYGDVLEDREPVVRSKRGRNQALPYRFRDSVVEPLKRATRSQRPSSTSHLTKRLLRSSSTT from the coding sequence ATGGCTTCCTTCTGCCGCGGCTATTCGAAGACCCAAATGTGCTTCTTCAAGATTCTCAACATAATTTCCTCCACTCCACCCTCTGCAGAGCAACCAGAAGAACAACAAGACTCCTTTCCTACCAAAGGGGTTGGCATCGATTTGAATCTCAGATTCTCTTCCCTCACGGAATCAGAATCTTCTAGAACCGACACCATCGAAGAAGAGCAAGAAGAAGGCTTTCCAGACAAGAGCTTTCAACTTTCAGACAAACTTCACGACAACCAAAATCTTAACGATGAAGTTAACGACGTTCAAACAGCGTCGTTTCAGAGATGCGATAGTAATTTTCTCGATTTACTTATAGAAGCGGCGAGAGTCGTCTCTGGAAAACACGAGTCTGACTCGGAAGAAGAAAGGGGACTCGGTACCGAGTCAACGACTCAGAGAGCGAATAAAGAGAAGCGGAAAGAAAGGTGGGTGGTTGTTGATATATACGGCGACGTTTTGGAGGACAGAGAACCGGTGGTCCGGTCCAAGCGAGGGAGGAACCAAGCGTTACCGTACCGGTTCAGAGACTCGGTGGTCGAACCGTTGAAACGCGCCACCCGTTCTCAGAGACCGTCGTCAACCTCACACCTTACAAAACGACTTCTTAGGTCGTCATCCACAACGTAA